The Arachis hypogaea cultivar Tifrunner chromosome 16, arahy.Tifrunner.gnm2.J5K5, whole genome shotgun sequence genome contains a region encoding:
- the LOC112758177 gene encoding heat stress transcription factor B-3, protein MEATILCDNNNNNKGLLLECGGGGGRKCNNPPPFLLKTYMLVEDPATDEVVSWNADGTAFVVWQPAEFARDLLPTLFKHSNFSSFVRQLNTYGFRKVATSRWEFSNEKFKKGEREMLCEIRRRRAWTSKQRNAAQNQGAPQDSDEDQRSSSTSSSSGYTTLVDENKRLKKENGVLSLELTTMKRKCRELLDLVAKYSHAQEEEEDEDENEAEAGRPMLFGVRLDVQGQRQVKRKRDEIRESASILLSQSCK, encoded by the exons aTGGAGGCAACAATATTAtgtgacaataataataataataaagggttATTATTGgaatgtggtggtggtggtggaaggaAGTGCAATAATCCACCACCGTTCTTGTTGAAGACATACATGCTTGTGGAGGATCCGGCCACCGACGAAGTCGTATCGTGGAATGCCGACGGCACGGCGTTCGTGGTGTGGCAGCCGGCGGAGTTTGCCCGTGATCTCCTCCCTACACTCTTCAAGCATAGCAACTTCTCTAGCTTCGTTCGCCAGCTCAATACCTAT GGTTTTCGTAAAGTTGCAACAAGCAGATGGGAATTCTCCAATGAGAAGTTCAAGAAAGGTGAAAGAGAAATGCTATGTGAAATTCGAAGAAGAAGAGCATGGACAAGCAAGCAACGGAATGCAGCACAAAATCAAGGTGCACCCCAAGACTCCGATGAAGATCAAAGGTCTTCATCGACTTCTTCGTCTTCGGGTTACACCACTCTAGTTGATGAGAACAAGCGCCTCAAGAAGGAGAATGGGGTGTTGAGTTTAGAGCTCACAACCATGAAGAGGAAGTGTAGGGAACTGCTTGATTTGGTGGCGAAATACTCGCATGCtcaggaggaggaagaggacgaGGACGAGAACGAGGCCGAGGCCGGAAGGCCAATGCTGTTTGGAGTAAGATTGGATGTTCAAGGGCAGAGGCAGGTGAAGAGGAAGAGAGACGAGATACGTGAAAGCGCAAGCATTTTGCTCTCTCAATCATGCAaatag